A genomic segment from Sciurus carolinensis chromosome 1, mSciCar1.2, whole genome shotgun sequence encodes:
- the Clxn gene encoding calaxin yields the protein MNRKKLQKLTDNLTKNCKHFNKFEVNCLIKVFYNLVGDVPERSVAVVGLDRNAFRNILHVTFGMTDDMIMDRVFRGFDKDNDGCVNVSEWINGLSVFLRGSLEEKMKYCFEVFDLNGDGFISKEEMFHMLKNSLLKQPSEEDPDEGIKDLVEITLKKMDHDHDGKLSFADYEKAVREETLLLEAFGPCLPDPKSQMEFENQVFNDPTDFNDM from the exons TTAATAAATTTGAAGTGAACTGTCTTATAAAGGTTTTTTATAACTTGGTTGGAGATGTACCAGAGCGGTCAGTTGCAGTCGTTGGACTAGATCGTAATGCATTTCGGAACATCCTGCATGTGACATTTGGAAtgacagatgacatgattatggaCAGAG TATTCCGAGGTTTTGATAAAGACAATGATGGCTGTGTAAATGTATCAGAGTGGATTAATGGATTATCAGTGTTTCTTCGGGGATCcttagaagagaaaatgaaat attgcTTTGAAGTATTTGATTTGAATGGGGACGGCTTCATttcaaaggaggaaatgtttCACATGTTAAAGAACAGCCTTCTGAAACAACCATCAGAGGAAGACCCTGATGAAGGAATTAAAGATTTGGTTGAAATAACACTTAAGAAAATG GATCATGACCATGATGGGAAGCTGTCTTTTGCAGACTATGAAAAAGCTGTGAGAGAAGAGACTCTTCTGTTGGAAGCCTTTGGACCATGTCTACCTGATCCAAAG AGCCAGATGGAGTTTGAAAACCAAGTATTCAACGATCCAACTGATTTCAATGATATGTGA